A stretch of DNA from Montipora foliosa isolate CH-2021 chromosome 4, ASM3666993v2, whole genome shotgun sequence:
gatgaggcaccatttgcaaatatccaaacagaacgccaaaggtggtctgcaaagctctTAAtgtcagggaggtctggaacccagtatgtttccatggtaacaaaaatggtatgctcatattgtggaacacatctactagaatcttagtgcaaagaaccaagtatttctgatacaaattggctgagatatctttctccatcatacttgatcaaaatttggttgggtttatgacgtcatcacttggctaatttgcatattaaaaaaacttgaatatctccagaacaaaaagagatatttgaaaatggtaaacagcattcttcttctcgcacagactacgtgtttatgtgccaaaatggcttagatagggaagatgcaaatttcgtcacagtagcactttaagtaaTTCCCATCAGAAAAAGATCATTGAGAGTTCAGCAACTCTAGGATAGTTGGCTTTTCTATGATATGGATACAAAGGCTTAGAATCTCTAGGAAATGGGGTTTAATTTATACTTGATTTTATAGTAGTTTTTGTAGGCCTTAGGTTTTTATACTTACTGTAATTTAAAAGAGTGTAAATCaacctcccctcccccccccaaatGCAGATatataaaatgattttaaagaaGATGGCTGACCTGCTTACAGTTTTGGTGAGCTAATGGCCTTGGAAGCTTCTGTCTTCCACTCCTGcatgaaaaaaaatcagtcAAGGTTCCCTTATTTTTCTAAATCAACTTTTCATTGAATAATTCTTATCCCCTTTCTAAAACTCTACagaagatgatgatgaaattCCAGAGGGCCCCTGCACAAAGGTGAAGAAGCTGTTAAATGCCTTGTTAGTTCATGGAGTGCCCATGCAGTACACACCAGATTGTGACGATGAGGGCTTCTATAAACCAAAGCAGTGCAAACATCACTTAAAGAAATGTTGGTGTGTGGATCGCAGGGGGAACAAGGTTAAAAATAATGGTAGAAAACGAATAAGGAGAGGACACAGTGACTTACAATGCAGTTAAAGGTAGGATAACTTTGCAACTTTATTTTTTGGCAATGCAATTTCAACCATCACTTAATCCTTTGAATTGTATTTTCAAAAGTTACACTTGAATCTCATCTTAGCAAAGTCATACGCGCCTACAGTTTTTGAACTGGTTGTATTTTGAGGCTGATTTATGCATGGTCGCTGACAGTGAAAGACAAACATATGCTTATGCAAATGCACGAGAGTTGTGATTACCAGTATCAATAACTTTTGTGAAGATAAGTACAcaagaataaaaattattaacaAAATGTAAATTAGCCTGGGAACTTGTTTGTTCCATGTATGTTTCTGATTTATTGCTTGTatgtttaaggtggctcaaaccagtttcaacaatttcaagagaccttgtaaTTGGAcagattgacactacaacactttatcacgtaacaccaatgttatggtaccatgtgaaacatcaatcattctgaacaagatgcagtcatttttttgCGACATAACAATGTACCATGGCAACGGGAAATCCTTGGAAATACACCCTATATATGTATTTGGCTCAAGTTGTtgatatctgaaaaacgaactctgtgaccccaattttttatggCACAATAGTGATCAGCAGACCAAGGTGAAAcaatctgcaaagttaaaaaatttctgttgagtggattcagagctaccttaaagtggtactatgatcaaaaaaccatttccttgttttcttcagattttgaaagcgtgtttgcttaacacctaactggcaaaattttgagctttgagttttatccaaaggctgtttattttgagtgtaagttttggatttcacggtctgccattactcactttcaaaactggccaattggacctcagagggttgaatgtagagaaaatgacgtcatttactcactagcttaaaaattcagggtgtaaacgcaatttattacatatgcaaaacacgggtttaaaagtctgaaagcccgaaactcccgtgctgcatattaaatcagccgcgtacacacgcattgcattcttaaactagtgagtctttgacgtcattttctcctcgacccagctctctcaagattttaaagttagtaatggcggaccaataaataagaaaattccagttaaaataaacaggtgtctttttaaaatcacaacttaaaacttgggtcagttagtgtttagataacatagttttgaaatccaaagaaaacaaagaattgtttttttggtcgtagtaccactttaaagtttCAATTATaataaggtggctctgaatccactccacagtttttttttaactttgcagaaagtttcattctggcatgctgattacatttcagaaataaaaaatgggggtcacctagTTCGTTTTTTAGACATGAGCAGCTGAGCCAATacatggggtgtttttgcagggctttgcTGTTGCCACAGTAGCTTTTTGCATCACAAAAATAACCAAATCTTTTTCAACAATAATTGATGTGTGATATGgtgccataacattgccgttaagtgaTGAAGTGTTGCAGTGTCAATCCtcctaataagaacgtttcttacaagtgttgaaactgttttgaaCCACCTTAAGGTCTGTGTTTGTGAAATGGTGTTGTTAAAGGGAAGTATGTTACTTGGTTGAGATTTCCATGTCCTTTCCAAGAACACCACTGACTACTCTGTGTAACGTAAAAATGCCCATCAGGCATACATGGTGTGCCTGGTTTTTTGATTCTTTTTACGAAAAGTTATATACACATGGAACGATGGTTGTGGCACCATTCCACCATTTTGACCATTTTCCCCCTGAAATCACTGTATACATTTTGCACTTGAGTTATGCCATACTTAGGCCAGAACAGGGATTCTTTGTTATCGCCAAGTTACAGCTTTGTCACGCAAAGAAGTGGACCAAGCCTCTCTCGGTTGTTTGTCTCGATTGCATGACAAAACACAAAGGGCAGGTTGACATGTAAGGAAGGGCTAGCAATCTGACGTCAGGTACAAAATGGTTTCTTGGGACAGAAATTTCCTACTTTATCCAGCAGGGGagatgtattttattttaagaagAGTTAGATCGAGTTTgtgtgaagaaagaaaaaagaacccAGCAGGTTGCATGGAAACTTTGCTTTTTGAAATCCACTTTTTGACATTTTGCACTAAACACAAGTCTTCGCCATTTCTCTTGCAGGTGATAAGAACATTTTATTGGAAAAAGTGGAAGTgatatttaaagttttatttAACCGTATACAACATAATGGGGTATATACAATCGTATTTCATTTCGTaagtaaatattttaaataagtAATGAAAGTAATTTCAGCAATCGAACCAAACTTATGTAACCGAATTTCCTATaatttacaactttttttctaTTAAATGTATCATTTGTAAACATGATaagaatttttgcaataaaattcaaagaaatttgaagaTACTGGTAGTAAGTGGTTTATTGCCAGTCAATATGTCACTGACTCAGCGGCCCACAGGGGGTATACAAgggtctatttaacaattattttacgAGGGCGCGATGGATATGAAGTGAAAGATAACGCACCGAGTTggttattataattttatttccaGCAAGCCCgggtagaataattgttttattaaaaactccaagatcaacaactcttccactaaagcatcgatttctgcctcggtcaattccgctccaaaacggcttttgtctgagctgcaaaaatgctttcagctcgctttattgctgacgcgtttcTTAAACATATTAGTTatagcaggtatatgaactgaaaGCCTGCCTGTGTACggccaatctcgtacccagagtcctcgggctttttggtcagcgggtgagcgcccggaaagTCTCTGGAATAATGctatgggatgctagtccatcgcagggtggCCCtcagcattttcgccggtacccatttatacacctgggcccggttgttcaaaagtcgattaacgctaaccccagattaaaaattaaccaaggagtttatttctctactctcaaatgctgttgaacgctgatattcggcaaaaccttacattagaagaagtcaaccTTGAAAAACCAAAATGAGCAAACGAAAATTTCACCAAAAGgtggaaaacatgaaacaaaagttcacgcaaatcctggattaagttaatcggctttcgaacaaccaaaccctgggtggagagaggcaccgtgagagtacagtactgtcttgcccaagaacacaacacaatgtcccgaacccggaccactcgatccggagtcgaacacactgaccatgaggccaccgccaATAGTGGTAGGGATACATAAAGTACCTACGATGAAAATGCTGACCACCGGACTTAATGAATGCGGGCGCACAGGAGATTCGTGGGTATGGGTTAGAGAATCGTCTTCTCCTTCCTGCAAACCCCTTCGTCAATAGCGAGTCAGAGACGGCTACGGACGAGTTGGACTTTATATTATTCACTGTCCCACTTACACCAATGACCTATAAATTAAGTTTGATAAAGCAGAATTAAAAATCAGTTGCAAAAAATGGGTTCGCAGACTCGTCCACCAGCAAGTGTACATTACATCACCTTGAAGTCAACTAAAATCATTTGAATGCCATTTAAGGAGAAACTATTGAAATATCTGTGTGTTCCAAAACAGCTGTAAAACTTGGTTGATGGGCAAGATGTCTCGTCATTTGAAGGTGCATTGATTTCGAGCTAATGAACGAGGCAAAGAGTGTTCATTTGAGTGCAAACGAAAGAATGAATTACGAAGTGTCTGAATGGCCGGCGGCCGGTCGgccgcgtttttttttttttttcacattctaGAAGAAAACCGGATCGCCGGATTCGTAACTTCAAGGTGCAGGTCAAATACACACAGTAAATAGATTGTATCTAGTGTCGGAATTGGACAGGCTTATTCAAACTTGGCATCACCCGATAACTTATGTCCCACTCGATGGGGCGGCATGTAAATATCTCGATTTCCAAAACAAGTTGCATACTTATGATCGCTTGACAGCATGGGCTTACAGAAACTTGTCTCAACTTTCCCAAAAGTCCAACTGTTGTTTAGTTTGGAAAAAATCCCATCCATGAAACAGGCCACGAATCTTAACATTCCGTGTATTGCTATTGCATCTTGTCTATTGTggggaaaaaatgaaacaagacgTTTCACTTGCAACTTATGTCAGTATTTTGTCAGCCTTTGCTTCCGTTCTACTTTCTGTTATGGCTATCATGCGCTCGGGAGAAAACGCCAACGAATTGTTGCTGTTCCGGAGAAGAATCTTTGAACTGGAAAATCAGCTAAAAATGGTAAATACAATTCCTGATTTTACCCATATGGCAGGTGAGTGTCTTCATCTTTATCCAACGTTCATGCCCTATCAAAACAAATTGATTTCGCGATTTTTTAGCTTCGAACAATTACTGAGTAGAACAACTACTGAGTGAAAATTGAGACCATGCAATACTTCGAAAAGCGATCAACACAAATTTTCTCCGGACAATGTGTCAACTTAACGAACTTATTTCTTTACAATCTTTACTCATGTTGATGTAAGAGTAGTTAGAGCGATCCGctggaaaaaaatcacaatCCAGTGGGTAAATCAATCTTGTCCCGCTGGTTGGGTTGGCCACTATGGAACATTCTACACTGTATTTCCCGAAGACTAATCCCAGTTGGGGTCATTGTTTAAATTCCTCTGTATTTGTTTGCGTTCCTGCCCGTACTCTCGTGAAAATAATTCTCTCTCGAAGTACGCACATGCGATACATCGAGGCTTCAGTTCAGGACAAATTTCAAGGCGTggtcttgtttttttgttttttgtttttgtcaacaGAAGAGTATCCCTAAGAGTATTGATCTATGTCTGGGGGTAGTTTTATAGTGTTTACGTTCTTCAGGCCATTGTGTGATGCAAAGCAACAGCAACTTCAATCAGGCTAAGCAAGTTTCATACTTTCACTCTCACTCAGTTGTTAAATACTGCTTTAATAGACCCTCTGAGTTTGTTTTATGAACGGGGTTAATAAGCTTGTTGTTTCGGTTAGTGGGAAGCGCCGTTGAGGTAAAGATTGAGAATGAACGAAGACAAAATCGAGCATTGCCGGGTTTCAGAAAGCTCGGCTGAAGGAAAGGGTTTTGAATTCCTTTCTCGGTAGAACCCGTCTAAAGTCTAAAAAAAATGATTAGTTTTGGTCCAAGGAATCGGAGCAAAATTGTTTGGAGACACAAGACGGTCATAAATCCGAAATCAGCTTCTATTTGTAATGAAAATAATCAAGATGTGGATATTCCCCATTTTAAAGTTCCATTCACTTAACTCTTCCATCTATTTTTTAAACCTTGTCCCTCGTTTCGATCCTTCTTTGAGATCTAAGTGTCAGTCTTACTCTTAAGAAATATACTGAACCGATACGAAGACTTTCGTCTTTACGATTTTTTGTATCTTTATACATACACGTACATTATTTAACCAGGTGTCGACGGAAATATACATGTAGCAGACGCTAAAGGACCTCATACAAGGACTGAACGAGATCTTAGACAGAGCGATAAATCAAAGACGAGCGATAAAAGTAAAAGGAGAAGCATTAATCGAAAGCTCATTACACAGGaagtaaagaaagaaattcGCAGCATCATGTCTTCCTTAACTCAGGTTTTCTGTGCTAAAGAGGAACGTCTTTGCTTCAAAGGACAAAAAGGTGACAAGGGTGATACAGGCCCACCAGGAAAACTCGGGTCTCCTGGTAAGCTCGGGCCGAGGGGGCAGCCGGGACCGAGAGGGCAGCCGGGACCGAGAGGCCCTGTGGGACCAGCAGGAAAGAGGGGTgagtaaacaaaaatttggttaaaagcaaaaacaaactaacttaatgaaaaaaatttgaGCAGGCATGCAggctaggctcgatttccagccgttttgggaCTCCGGTATCATCCTCCTCCCAACGAACGGCTGGTTCACTGGTCCGTATCGCTTGTCCGTGACGTCACATCCGCTTTTTATGCCAATTACCATGTTGCAATTTGACGCTGACAGCgcgggaaaaaatggcggaggTTGCAACTCGATCCGGGAAAACTTGTTCGGTCCTCCTTTTCTTCCTGTCAAAAATGTGTTCTATGTGGGAGTCTGCTGGATAATCCAAGGAAAAGGgtaaaactaaaacagaaactTCTTTCAAAGCTGCAAAAAGTCGTTGCCAGCGAGAACCTGAACCCGGAAGGGTATCTTTGTAACGGTAATTGCTACAAATCGGTGAACAAATATTTTGAGGTGAAAACcgcgttgaaatgtttaaaAAGCGACCTTACACAAAAATATAAAACTGTGCAAGGTCAGAGTTTGCGGTGGAAGCGGGAGTTCCAGTGAATGGAAACAGTTCAGCCGGAAAGCCTCGCGTCTCAATGTCGGATCCAATGTCGCCAGAAATCGTCGTCACTACGCCCGAGTGGGAGCTATCCAGTGATCAATGATATAACCAAAGCACAACTAGATCGGACTGGCTTCCGCAGCTCATCGACGATGAGCGGAAAAGACTGAAAAATTAAGGATTTCCCTGAGCCGGTGGGCTGTAAAACTAAAacatttttcccttttaacaaattaacaatGGCTTCCTGCTGTGTTTCTCTAAATCTTTCGATATTAAAGCGCTGTGAAACACACTTAAGAGAAGAAGTAAACTCATCACCACTAATATCCGCTACGTTGGATAGGCGAGTGAtagaattgaccaatcacagccaAGCCTGCCCGATTCTTGCAGACTTGGCTGTGATTGGTCCCAAAATACACCAGGCAGATCAGTGATCCAGCCGTGGTGTGGGGCAAGGAACGCAGGCtcccaaaacggctggaaatcgagcctagcaTACAAGCAGGCTGGCGCACTCAGACAGCCAGTAAACCGAGTCAAGTAATTGAATGACAgactagttgcttggcaacgagcTAAAGGACAACTTAGTCAGGATTTGGAGGAACGACTTCTATAACACCCGTCGGAAGCTCTACCCATTGAGATACAAGAACTCATGTGGAGCTAGTAGGTCTATCATCTTTCCCGAGGGCACATTACACCTTTGAAAACGTATTGCATTCGAAATCTGAGACGTATGACATTTTGGACCCGCAGACCAACGGTACACATTGTCCATGAAAAACAGAGATAAACGACCTAGCAACTAGTCTATCATCTTTCCCACCGCCGCATTACACGTCTGTAATGTACAAGCAATTGAATGTTCCAGTTAATCTCAGTCGATCCTTCTTTTTGTACTTGCAGGCGAGCAAGGTGTCTCGGTATCCGTCCCCGCAATAACCACACCAGGTAAAGTGGTAACAGTCAAAAAGACTGACACAGTCTCGTTACCGTGCCAGACCGAGGGACTACCTCTTCCAGAATTAACTTGGTTCCGAGTCTACGGATCTCTTCCTTCAGGTCGTCACGTGACAAACGATAATGGGACACTGGTAATCACAGAAACTCAACTCAAAGATGCTGGCATGTACGTGTGTCAAGCAGTGAATGCTCTTGGTTTAGCCAAATCGACAACCGTGTTAATCGTTCATGGTATGTACATtatcatacatacatacatacttaattgaccgctccccataggggagaacacaacaactacaactgttaagaatcccaactggccagaggcaaaccagttggctatttacaagtgcagctgggaagttgaaccagggaataccaggaacaaattcaaagagtggtcagagcgggtcttgaacccgggatctccgaatctcaaggcaagcgccctaaccactcggccacactgcctcctcatcatcatcatcgtcgtagtagtagtacttaatagtagtagtggtggtggtggtagtgttAGAGGTAGTAGCAGCAGCATCAGCAGTAAAAGCAGCCGTAGGAGCAGTATTAGTAGTCATCGTAGGGAAATTAGTAGTAGAAAAGCAGCAGCAGCATCAGCAGCCTAGGTAATAGTAGTCGAGGATGAGGAGAGGGAGGAGTAATCGTGTTTCGAATTTGGCCAGCTTTCTGCACTCGCATATTAAATAGCCTACGGACTGCTCCTTCTCACCACTCATTCTACAGAGGGCTGATATTGCTTGCTTTTAGATATGCGCTTTAACAGCGTTTGTTTTCAGGGTCTGGTTCTGGGCAGGTGTACGTGATAAGCCCCCTCAGTCTCCTTTTTAAGATCAACCTATTGCAGCCAATCCCACAAGATGTCACATCTGATACCACCGCTGTGTATTATCGAGTGGAGATATGGCACTGATAACAATTAAGGCCCGTGGGGAGTGGGGTCGGGgttaaagaaaacaatagcgccCAAATGGCGCCCAGCGCTCACAGGGATGAGCAGATTGGAAAATTATTTGGTTTcagattcattcattcaatacTTCCCTTGTCTCGACTTTGTTCGTCCCTCAAGCTCCAGGGAAGGAACAGAATTTCAAACGACAATATCATGTTGCATAGCCCCTGAAACACTTCCCCTATTTCATGATCCACTTAGCTCAAACCAACACCATGGAATGCTCGTAGCCAGTTAATGCAAGTTTACTTCTACCGTTAGTGAGAAGCAAGTCAGACcagagtttttttctttgcctATTAGGAGGCCTTTGTTGCATAAGTTACCTCGGCTAAGTCAGTCATTCAAGATGTCGAAACTTAAATGatgaaaaaactaaaacaagccAAAAATGAATCTGCGATAACATTAGAAGGGGACAAGAATATGAGCTTTGCATCATCGCTAATTGATTTCGTCGTTTCATTGCAGTTCCGGTACAGTTTACAAAGTTACCTTACTCAATAACGATTGAGGAAGGGAAAAATGCCATTTTGAGCTGCCAAGCTTCTGGATATCCTGAGCCCGCGATAACTTGGACGGTGAAGTTCTCAGGTCGACGCAAATCCGCGAACGAGACTCAAAAGGGATGGCAAGTCTTGCAGAACGCCACGATAAATGACAACGAAACTTACACATGCACCGCCAAAAATGACTTTAGCAAAGTAAAGGCTTCAGCGTCGGTAACAGTGATTCCCAAACTTAAGTTTGTTGTTCGCCCCGTCGGATGGATTAACGCGACGATTGGTAGCAGAGTTCCACTTCGATGTCAAGCCAGTAACGCTGCAGTCACTTGGTCCAGGAAAGGAAGTGTCATGCCAAAGATCTACGAGGTTCTACGAGACGCAACTCTCGTGATAAACATTACTTCGTTTGATGACGAAGGATCGTACATGTGCGAAGCGAGAGGTGTAGTCTCCTCAATAAACGCAAGTTCTAGATTGTCGATTATTGTAAGATCGTGCAGTGAATGGCGATTAGCGGGACACAATGCGAGCGGTTTTTATTCTGTCAAACCTGATAAGGACTCGAGCTTTTTCAAAGTGTTTTGCAACATGACTGAAAGGGGAGGAGTGGGCGTGTCTGTTGTAAGTCACGACTCGGAAGAAAGGACCGCGGTTCAGGGTTTCATGTACCGAGGAAGTTATTCGAAAGACGTTGCATACAATGGACTCACCATGACTCAAATTAAGAGCCTCTTCCAAGTTTCCGCACACTGTGAACAGCTCATTAAATACGAATGCCACCACTCCGTGTTGCTCTGGCATGATTCGCCTTTCGGTTGGTGGGTGTCACGTGATGGACAGAAGATGAAGTACTGGGGAGGAGCTACGCCTGGTAGCAACAAGTGCGCATGTGGGATGAATGACACATGCGCCACTGGAGGCAAGTGTAACTGCGATGCCAATGACCTGACGTGGCGAGAGGATAGTGGCCTGTTGACTGATAAATCCACTCTGCCTGTAACTCAGTTACGTTTTGGTGACACGGGTGATCCCCGAGTGGAGAAGGGTTTTCATACTTTAGGAAAGCTACGATGTCATGGAATTGCctgagtaaataataataataataataataataataataataataataaataatattaataatgatgatgatgatgatgacgacgacgacgacgacgacgacgacgacgatgatgataatgatgattatAATAATCCAGATGATGTGATCAACAAAACATTGGACTTCCTACCAATTACCAACTCTTATCGTTCCTCAGTGTGCAGCAGTCATCGCACGAAATTACGAAGTCCGAAAGTCCTCTGATTTCGAATTTCCAGTTATTAGCTCTTGAAAATGAACATTTTAAGTTCCTTGGAAGGACTTTGTTCGTGTGTCTACAGAAAATTAAGAGTCTGTTGAACTTGATTAAGGTCGCCAGGCCAGGCCAACAAATAGGGAAATATTTTTCCTGCGGGCATAGACTtgcataatggcggccaaataaattttcttttgtttgaatgaaaaacagcctttctagcctcgctacgacgagcaaatttcaaaagaatttttgtttcaaaatgagggcagtaggtctaattagcataaagacaaaagaatataaaagtggtcgccatttatgaaagtggtctataaatTACAGCGATCTGAAGCAGGGTTATAAGATTGATTGATTTGGCCTCCTCTCTCGGACATACAGGGAAAGTCAGTCGGCGCAGACGAAACATTTCTTAACATGTATTGAAACACGTTTGTTGTAGCCCGCATAAAGATTGTTGTTTGTTTACCCCAAAATTCTCTTTACCACGAAAGACATAATCAGGGATAGCAcagagataaaaagaaaaatggacaaaatttgTTAACATTGTTGTGCGCTTCTCTAAAATTCTATCGGTAATGTAGGCAAATAATCTGAACCAAGCTGTTCGAGAATTCTGATGCCTCATTAGACACAAAGTTGCAGGTCTTGACTctagaaagttctatagcattctagaaacAGAGCGGGCCCGACTAAATGGGGCCTTTGCTACCTTTATGTCTTTTATAACCCATTGCAGTCAAAGAGAGCGACCGAGGGAACCGTTAATCCTTTAAATTTCATACTAAGTGTATGGTGGCATTTTCGAGTAACACAGGTAAATCCGAGTTTTTTCTAACTCTCAAAATTGAACAGCAAACCATGCCAACGGTGCGCAATGTTGAATTAACCAGCCGGCACGGATACGTGAGTATTAATATTAATTGCGATGTCAGAGTCGGCTCAGGAAAAAGCTGCACCCATGAACTGCAAAGCGACTGAGGCGATTCGATTTTAAGAAACAATCGACGACGCGAAGTTCATTTCCTGTCGTCGGGCTTGTCAAGGAAAGCTTTTCATGTTTTTCCGTTTACGCACATACCAAAACGATACTGTCACCCATTCAATATTATGCCGGAAACGATAGCAAAGAATACGTAGGTCCGTGTGTTCCTTCTGTGAGCATTTTGGATATTTAGAGTGCTTATTTCTTAAAAGAAATGCTGTATTTTGGGGGCGCTTCACCAATCTTCAATTCCACCTGTTTTTGCATTTGGTACCTCTTGTGTTCACAATTGCCCTAAGTTTATATTTTGAGAGATTTTTCTACTTCAACGCTTTGctttttttaaactgtttttttccccCCAATTCCACTGAGTTTTTGCACTAAAGCTCTTTCTGGTGACACAGTGTACATAGATCAGCTTTCAT
This window harbors:
- the LOC137999134 gene encoding uncharacterized protein isoform X1 codes for the protein MKQDVSLATYVSILSAFASVLLSVMAIMRSGENANELLLFRRRIFELENQLKMVNTIPDFTHMAGVDGNIHVADAKGPHTRTERDLRQSDKSKTSDKSKRRSINRKLITQEVKKEIRSIMSSLTQVFCAKEERLCFKGQKGDKGDTGPPGKLGSPGKLGPRGQPGPRGQPGPRGPVGPAGKRGEQGVSVSVPAITTPGKVVTVKKTDTVSLPCQTEGLPLPELTWFRVYGSLPSGRHVTNDNGTLVITETQLKDAGMYVCQAVNALGLAKSTTVLIVHVPVQFTKLPYSITIEEGKNAILSCQASGYPEPAITWTVKFSGRRKSANETQKGWQVLQNATINDNETYTCTAKNDFSKVKASASVTVIPKLKFVVRPVGWINATIGSRVPLRCQASNAAVTWSRKGSVMPKIYEVLRDATLVINITSFDDEGSYMCEARGVVSSINASSRLSIIVRSCSEWRLAGHNASGFYSVKPDKDSSFFKVFCNMTERGGVGVSVVSHDSEERTAVQGFMYRGSYSKDVAYNGLTMTQIKSLFQVSAHCEQLIKYECHHSVLLWHDSPFGWWVSRDGQKMKYWGGATPGSNKCACGMNDTCATGGKCNCDANDLTWREDSGLLTDKSTLPVTQLRFGDTGDPRVEKGFHTLGKLRCHGIA
- the LOC137999134 gene encoding hemicentin-1-like isoform X2, giving the protein MSSLTQVFCAKEERLCFKGQKGDKGDTGPPGKLGSPGKLGPRGQPGPRGQPGPRGPVGPAGKRGEQGVSVSVPAITTPGKVVTVKKTDTVSLPCQTEGLPLPELTWFRVYGSLPSGRHVTNDNGTLVITETQLKDAGMYVCQAVNALGLAKSTTVLIVHVPVQFTKLPYSITIEEGKNAILSCQASGYPEPAITWTVKFSGRRKSANETQKGWQVLQNATINDNETYTCTAKNDFSKVKASASVTVIPKLKFVVRPVGWINATIGSRVPLRCQASNAAVTWSRKGSVMPKIYEVLRDATLVINITSFDDEGSYMCEARGVVSSINASSRLSIIVRSCSEWRLAGHNASGFYSVKPDKDSSFFKVFCNMTERGGVGVSVVSHDSEERTAVQGFMYRGSYSKDVAYNGLTMTQIKSLFQVSAHCEQLIKYECHHSVLLWHDSPFGWWVSRDGQKMKYWGGATPGSNKCACGMNDTCATGGKCNCDANDLTWREDSGLLTDKSTLPVTQLRFGDTGDPRVEKGFHTLGKLRCHGIA